The Peptoanaerobacter stomatis genome includes the window ATAGACTTGAAAACATTGATATTGCATTTACATATCCACTTGTCATAATATTTCCAAGCTCTTGAACAACTGATCTTTCCATATCATTATACATGAAATTTTCAGGTTCTTGTCCAATAAGTGCCTTAATCAATTTACCTGCCGATTCTTTGTCAAGCAATGTAAGTATCGTTCCTTGAATATCTCCTGTGAAATTTATATAAACTCCTACAGTTATTTCTTCTTGGTCACTGAACATTTCCACGACCTTTTGAGTATCAATAACTTCAACGTTCGGTACTTGCATATCTACTTTTTTACTTATCATATTAGACAAGGATGTAGCTGCATTGCCCGAACCTATATTCCCTATTTCTTTCAGTAGGTCTAAGCACATACTATTAATATTGTCTATAGTAAAATTCATATTCCTTACTCCTATTTTAATCCACAATTTAAGAAAACACAAAAATCAAGACAGTTAATTATCTCAAATTTCTATATTCCTAAAACTTTATCTACGTCCAACAATATTATCATTCTATCATGATCTTTTGCAATACCTTTAACATAAGTTTCTGATATATTGTTGTCAAATGATGAATGCTCTATGGCTGACGGATCTATATCTTTTACTTCATAAGTAGAATCTACCACATAGCCAATCATCATATCATTCAATTTGTTAACTATTATTCTTGTTTCAGCATCCGCACTTTTTTCTTGAAGTCCTAATCTGATTCTCAAATCTATAACAGGAACTATCTCTCCTCTTAAATTTATAACGCCTCTTATATGACCATCAGTTTTTGGAACTCTTGTTATTTCCATATCTCTTTCTATAGTTTCAACGTTATCTATCTTTATCGCATAAAACTCATCTGCAAGTTTAAATATAACATATTGATTTTCATTCATTATAAACTCTACCTCCTACCTTAAAATATCTCATTTGTATCTATTATAAGTGCTACTCCACCATTACCCAGTATAGTAGCTCCGGCAATAAGTTTTACAAAACTTAGGTAAGGTCCTAATGATTTTATTACTATCTCTTGCTGACCTATTAGAGAGTCTATAATAAGTCCAATGTCTTTTTCGCCTTTTCTTACAATTACAACAGTTACATTGCCCTCTTTTCTCTCCTGATTTTCACAATCCAATACTTCGGACATTCTTTTAAGTTCAAGAGGTACTCCTCTATATAATATTATTTCTTTATCTTCTATATTTCTTATATCTATTGTATCAATATTAGTTATCTCTTTTATATTGTTAAGAGGTATAGCATATTTTTCATTTCCTACTATAACAAGCAATGCCTGTATTATAGCAAGTGTGAGCGGTAGTCTTATTATGAACGCTGAACCTTTATCTTTTTCTGTTCTTACTTCAACCGTTCCGCTTAGTGATTCAATTTTAGTTTTAACAACGTCAAGACCGACTCCTCTACCTGACACATCACTTATTTTATCAGCTGTAGAAAATCCTGCTGCAAATATCAATTCTGCCGCCTTATTTATTTCAAGTTCATCAGCTTGTGCTTGAGTTAAAATTCCTCTTTCTATTGCTTTTTGTTTTACTTTTTCTGTATTTATACCTGCTCCGTCATCTGTAACTTCGATAACAACCGTATTTCCGTCTTGATATGCAACAAGTCTTACAGTTCCTACCTCAGGTTTACCTTTTGCTATTCTATCTTCAGGAGATTCTATACCGTGGTCAGCTGAA containing:
- a CDS encoding chemotaxis protein CheC, which codes for MNFTIDNINSMCLDLLKEIGNIGSGNAATSLSNMISKKVDMQVPNVEVIDTQKVVEMFSDQEEITVGVYINFTGDIQGTILTLLDKESAGKLIKALIGQEPENFMYNDMERSVVQELGNIMTSGYVNAISMFSSLFINISIPSVCIDMVSSILSVPAVEYGIDSDKLILIENKLDIEGENVNCYFFFMPDLDSFEKLFVQLGVL
- a CDS encoding chemotaxis protein CheW, producing MNENQYVIFKLADEFYAIKIDNVETIERDMEITRVPKTDGHIRGVINLRGEIVPVIDLRIRLGLQEKSADAETRIIVNKLNDMMIGYVVDSTYEVKDIDPSAIEHSSFDNNISETYVKGIAKDHDRMIILLDVDKVLGI